In Halorhabdus rudnickae, the following proteins share a genomic window:
- a CDS encoding methyltransferase domain-containing protein, with amino-acid sequence MYLLELAGTDDAFAAYEASSAASDVSVVGGGLATAGAITGRVTKLALTHRVSELVGTTDPTIERARQHLGEMSFDRTGSVAVRARDVRGATGISTQAVERELGSVLVDRGFTVDLEDPDHELRVVFAGSPSVGDSKAVAVAPHGDEGVCALGWLASEPDRAFTDRAPTDRPFFQPGSMDPVLARALVNVAGGRPGTTLLDPMCGTGGLLIEAGLVGADVMGVDVLPKMVRGTRENLTALVGERFGVCRGDARRLPFRDDAVDAVVFDAPYGRQTKITGDDLAPLLADALAEARRLAPRAVVVGDRPWADVATDAGWTVGAHFQRRVHRSLDRHVHVLERE; translated from the coding sequence GTGTATCTGCTGGAGCTGGCGGGCACCGACGACGCGTTCGCGGCCTACGAGGCGTCGAGCGCCGCCAGTGACGTCTCCGTCGTCGGCGGTGGCCTGGCGACTGCGGGCGCGATCACCGGCCGCGTCACCAAGCTCGCGTTGACCCACCGCGTCAGCGAACTCGTGGGGACGACGGACCCAACGATCGAACGTGCTCGTCAACACCTCGGGGAGATGTCGTTCGATCGGACTGGATCAGTCGCAGTACGGGCACGCGACGTTCGTGGTGCGACGGGGATCAGTACCCAGGCTGTCGAGCGAGAACTCGGTTCGGTGCTCGTCGATCGGGGGTTCACGGTGGACCTAGAGGACCCCGATCACGAGCTCCGTGTCGTCTTCGCCGGATCACCATCGGTCGGGGACAGCAAGGCTGTTGCAGTCGCTCCCCATGGGGACGAGGGTGTCTGTGCACTGGGCTGGCTCGCGAGTGAGCCCGACCGAGCGTTCACCGATCGCGCGCCGACTGATCGTCCGTTCTTCCAGCCCGGGAGCATGGATCCGGTGCTCGCCCGCGCGCTGGTCAACGTCGCCGGTGGCCGCCCCGGCACGACGCTCCTCGATCCGATGTGCGGGACCGGCGGGCTGTTGATCGAGGCGGGATTGGTCGGGGCCGACGTCATGGGCGTCGACGTTCTCCCGAAGATGGTGCGGGGGACCCGTGAGAACCTGACTGCGCTCGTCGGGGAGCGATTCGGCGTCTGTCGAGGTGACGCGCGACGACTCCCGTTCCGGGACGACGCCGTCGACGCGGTGGTCTTCGATGCGCCCTACGGGCGACAGACGAAAATCACCGGCGACGACCTCGCGCCGTTGCTTGCCGACGCACTCGCGGAGGCACGGCGACTCGCCCCCCGGGCGGTCGTCGTCGGTGACCGCCCGTGGGCTGACGTGGCGACCGACGCCGGGTGGACGGTCGGGGCGCACTTCCAACGCCGTGTCCACCGGTCCCTGGACAGGCACGTCCACGTTCTCGAACGCGAGTGA
- a CDS encoding CARDB domain-containing protein — translation MHDVRPSRRVATVVMALCLSATLVVGGPISVEAQNTYLSVTNVSHTPEMPTVGETFEVELTLQNQGESTARSVTINEVYAQTPGQNTYFADDLGRLGPGGSMTVSVPATIDEPGTHSFDVKVNGVDSHGNVVTVRHPVTVRVLGAEKPQIQVDFEREDGIVGVDSEANVTVANGLPDAVRNLRLELDGNGIGIDSPTRVSSELSGAGEQTYAFTLTPTEAGTRSVTAELRYTDGTGETKTVETTETYDVEELTQQLQLDVRTIEGDSAVEVNAVNLGNAPLEDVAVTAESDAATVSTGLIDRIPSQQSRSVRLNVTDITAPRPELRIRAAYDVGGDRLETETTAAAALVPGEVELTGIEITPAGGGTVQLTGTASNVGGTDVSAVTVRVQSDTGVVPSSSGQEYFVGEIEGSDFASFTVNARLADPGNRTTVPLAVTYLVDGHQRRATAEASYEPAPTPDPAQTGGGGLPLVPILVVLVVVGAGVYVWRRRRAD, via the coding sequence ATGCACGATGTTCGGCCCTCCAGGCGAGTTGCAACTGTCGTGATGGCGCTGTGTCTGAGTGCCACACTTGTGGTGGGTGGCCCTATCAGCGTCGAGGCACAGAATACCTACCTGTCGGTGACGAACGTCTCCCACACGCCGGAGATGCCGACGGTCGGGGAGACCTTCGAAGTCGAGTTGACGCTCCAGAATCAGGGCGAATCGACCGCTCGGTCGGTCACGATCAACGAAGTCTACGCCCAGACCCCGGGGCAAAACACGTACTTCGCAGACGATCTCGGACGGCTCGGGCCGGGCGGTTCAATGACAGTCTCGGTACCGGCGACCATCGACGAACCCGGGACCCATAGTTTCGACGTCAAGGTCAACGGCGTCGACTCCCATGGGAACGTTGTCACTGTCCGCCATCCGGTGACAGTCCGCGTCCTCGGTGCTGAGAAGCCGCAGATTCAGGTTGATTTCGAGCGCGAGGACGGCATCGTCGGGGTCGATTCGGAGGCAAACGTCACGGTCGCGAACGGACTCCCGGACGCAGTCAGAAATCTCCGTCTCGAACTCGACGGTAACGGGATCGGCATCGACTCCCCGACGCGGGTCAGTTCCGAACTCTCTGGCGCCGGCGAGCAGACGTACGCGTTCACGTTGACGCCGACAGAGGCGGGGACGCGTAGTGTGACCGCTGAACTACGCTACACCGACGGCACGGGCGAGACCAAGACCGTCGAGACGACAGAGACCTACGACGTCGAAGAACTGACCCAGCAGTTACAACTCGACGTCAGAACGATCGAGGGGGATTCAGCCGTGGAGGTGAATGCGGTCAACCTCGGGAATGCGCCGTTGGAAGATGTTGCCGTGACAGCCGAAAGCGACGCGGCAACGGTCTCGACCGGGCTAATCGACCGGATTCCGTCCCAACAATCGCGATCGGTTCGGCTCAACGTGACTGACATCACGGCTCCGCGTCCGGAATTACGGATCCGGGCAGCCTACGATGTCGGCGGCGACCGCCTCGAGACGGAGACGACGGCTGCCGCAGCGCTCGTCCCGGGCGAGGTCGAACTCACGGGGATCGAGATCACTCCTGCGGGCGGCGGGACCGTCCAGTTGACAGGGACGGCCAGTAACGTCGGCGGGACGGACGTCTCGGCGGTGACCGTCCGCGTCCAATCTGATACGGGCGTCGTGCCGAGCAGTTCGGGCCAGGAGTACTTCGTCGGAGAGATAGAGGGTAGCGACTTCGCCTCGTTCACGGTGAACGCTCGCCTCGCCGATCCCGGTAATCGGACGACGGTCCCACTCGCGGTGACCTACCTTGTCGATGGCCACCAGCGCCGGGCGACGGCCGAGGCGAGTTACGAGCCGGCCCCGACGCCGGATCCGGCACAGACAGGCGGGGGAGGTCTCCCGCTCGTCCCTATCCTCGTCGTACTCGTCGTCGTCGGCGCAGGCGTCTACGTCTGGAGGCGTCGCCGTGCTGATTGA
- a CDS encoding ABC transporter ATP-binding protein, protein MLIETRDVWRRYTLGGEIVTALADVNFGVEPGEFVAVVGPSGSGKSTLLNLIGLLDTPDEGTVLVEDVAAETLTDGERTELRRDTIGFIFQDFYLIPTLTARENVALPQLFTKPASERNDRAVALLDQFGLGDRTEHTPSELSGGQQQRVAIARSLINDPAVVLADEPTGNLDQNTGTTILGEFERITDDGTSVVAVTHDRLVTDFADRVVELVDGRVGDTTKATQHVS, encoded by the coding sequence GTGCTGATTGAAACCCGTGACGTCTGGCGGCGCTACACCCTCGGTGGCGAAATCGTGACCGCGCTGGCGGACGTAAACTTCGGCGTTGAGCCCGGCGAGTTCGTCGCGGTCGTTGGTCCGTCGGGATCGGGGAAGTCGACATTGCTGAACCTCATCGGCCTTCTCGATACGCCCGACGAGGGGACGGTGCTGGTAGAGGACGTCGCGGCGGAGACGCTCACGGACGGAGAACGGACCGAACTCCGTCGGGACACGATCGGGTTCATCTTCCAAGACTTCTATCTCATTCCGACGCTGACCGCTCGCGAAAACGTCGCCCTACCTCAGCTGTTTACGAAGCCAGCGAGCGAGCGCAACGACCGGGCTGTCGCTTTACTGGATCAATTCGGCCTGGGCGACCGGACAGAACACACACCCTCGGAACTGAGCGGCGGGCAACAACAGCGGGTCGCGATCGCCCGCTCGTTGATCAACGATCCGGCAGTCGTCCTCGCCGACGAGCCCACGGGGAACCTCGATCAAAACACCGGGACGACCATCCTCGGGGAGTTCGAGCGGATCACAGACGATGGGACGAGCGTCGTCGCCGTGACACACGACCGGCTCGTCACCGACTTCGCCGACCGGGTGGTCGAACTCGTCGACGGCCGCGTCGGCGACACCACAAAAGCAACGCAGCATGTCTCCTAG
- a CDS encoding DUF7473 family protein translates to MLSLASSHLLLLPSAPTGATALRTATAAGDTALRTAATGRHTVLQTGPIGGGLAALIGVFLAVSLFYAVTLHLAATFFLGDVPSQRAAYVGPVPAAVSILLGRYGLESVGVFSRELGVLVVLVTTLLADAMAVAKVYGLSRRATTVLTLLHFAFATVLGIALANLFGFI, encoded by the coding sequence ATGCTCTCACTCGCGTCTTCTCATCTCCTGTTACTCCCGAGCGCTCCCACCGGAGCGACGGCGTTGCGGACGGCAACGGCTGCGGGCGATACGGCCCTGCGGACCGCAGCAACCGGGAGGCATACAGTCCTGCAGACTGGCCCGATCGGCGGGGGACTCGCTGCCCTCATCGGCGTGTTTCTGGCCGTCTCGCTGTTCTACGCCGTCACACTGCATCTGGCGGCGACGTTTTTCCTGGGCGACGTCCCCAGTCAGCGGGCCGCCTACGTCGGTCCTGTCCCCGCGGCCGTCTCGATCCTGCTGGGCCGCTACGGACTGGAAAGTGTTGGCGTCTTCTCACGGGAACTTGGCGTGCTGGTCGTCCTCGTGACGACACTGCTCGCCGACGCAATGGCGGTCGCGAAAGTCTATGGCCTCTCCCGACGGGCGACGACGGTACTGACGCTGTTGCACTTCGCGTTCGCGACCGTGCTCGGGATCGCGCTCGCCAATCTGTTCGGCTTCATCTGA
- a CDS encoding tyrosine-type recombinase/integrase, producing the protein MTAGRRRMAVTIMETTHPKTDLDRIDPHSVLELYLSERETDLADRTRRSHRYVLERFLVWCDDNNVTATADLDGRDIHDFRKERREEVNGNTLRSQLGVLRQYIRFAESIEAASVGLAERIVLPQVEKQTRETRLETDVADTILEHLRKFQYASRDHTLLRLLWVTAIRVGTVRSFDVDDFDPDAETLAVRHRPETGTSLKNGKRGERLLALDDRTTETLDDYIEHARVKTTDEHGRDPLLTTKHGRAGISTLRRAVYRWTRPCQRGDVCPHDRDPDDCDAKQIVSLASQCPSTQSPHDVRRGAISYLLTKDIPVRAISDRANVSKDILDKHYDVRSESEKTESRRQFFE; encoded by the coding sequence ATGACTGCGGGTCGCCGCCGTATGGCGGTGACAATAATGGAAACGACACACCCGAAAACGGACTTGGATCGAATCGACCCACACTCCGTTCTGGAACTATACCTTTCTGAGAGGGAAACGGACTTAGCCGACCGTACACGTCGCTCCCACAGATACGTTCTTGAACGGTTCCTTGTGTGGTGTGATGACAATAATGTAACAGCGACGGCAGATTTGGATGGGCGTGACATCCACGACTTTCGCAAAGAACGGCGAGAAGAAGTGAACGGGAATACTCTTCGGTCACAACTCGGCGTTCTACGACAATATATTCGCTTTGCAGAGTCGATTGAAGCCGCCTCAGTTGGCCTTGCAGAGCGAATAGTCTTGCCACAGGTGGAGAAACAAACTCGTGAGACTCGCCTTGAGACTGACGTAGCTGACACCATACTCGAACACCTTCGAAAATTCCAGTACGCCTCGCGGGATCACACACTTCTCCGATTGCTGTGGGTCACGGCGATCCGCGTTGGGACAGTACGATCCTTCGACGTGGACGACTTTGACCCAGACGCAGAGACTCTTGCTGTCCGCCATCGCCCCGAAACAGGGACATCGTTGAAAAACGGCAAACGGGGTGAACGGTTGTTAGCACTTGACGACCGAACAACAGAGACACTTGACGATTACATTGAACACGCCCGTGTGAAGACAACTGATGAACACGGGCGTGACCCACTATTGACGACGAAACACGGGCGTGCTGGGATATCGACGTTACGACGAGCCGTGTACCGATGGACACGTCCTTGCCAACGGGGTGATGTCTGTCCACATGACCGTGACCCCGACGACTGTGATGCAAAGCAGATCGTTTCACTCGCCTCTCAATGTCCATCGACCCAATCACCACACGATGTTCGACGGGGGGCAATTTCGTATCTACTGACAAAGGACATTCCCGTTAGAGCGATATCCGACAGGGCAAACGTGAGTAAAGATATTCTTGATAAACACTATGACGTTCGTTCCGAGTCTGAGAAAACTGAATCTCGACGGCAATTCTTTGAGTAG
- a CDS encoding DUF7114 family protein — MQEAAVVRRAATDAVEDVEPERLHERIVSRLEGSSMAAGALTIDCARAVLEHRSPGSAHAVIEHPDDPLADAVAKRAAGVQLIHEGLGLTRTLAQDPPWLSGHKAAGDLDVLIADILVGRGFYLLARTEASDEAVATVRAFGRDQTVRRETGDPSLDRNLEADVFELAAVAGTTAVGGQPSPGLREYATSLADTTLTNGDTPTFPDERLSALVSIDSTGGDGVRTSADH; from the coding sequence ATGCAGGAAGCCGCGGTGGTTCGCCGTGCCGCCACGGACGCCGTCGAGGACGTCGAACCCGAGCGACTGCACGAACGGATCGTTTCCCGCCTGGAGGGCAGTTCCATGGCGGCGGGCGCGTTGACGATCGACTGTGCCCGCGCCGTCCTGGAACATCGCTCCCCCGGATCGGCTCACGCCGTGATCGAACACCCTGATGATCCATTAGCTGACGCCGTGGCCAAGCGGGCCGCCGGCGTCCAACTCATCCACGAGGGGCTCGGGCTGACCCGGACGCTGGCTCAGGATCCGCCGTGGCTCTCCGGCCACAAAGCGGCGGGCGACCTCGACGTGTTGATTGCAGACATCCTCGTCGGTCGCGGGTTCTATCTGCTGGCTCGGACGGAAGCCTCCGACGAGGCGGTCGCGACGGTCCGGGCGTTCGGTCGCGACCAGACTGTCCGCCGCGAGACCGGAGACCCCTCACTGGATCGGAACCTTGAGGCCGATGTCTTCGAACTGGCGGCCGTCGCCGGGACAACCGCCGTTGGCGGCCAGCCTTCGCCTGGACTCAGAGAGTACGCGACCTCGCTGGCCGATACGACGCTGACCAACGGCGACACGCCGACGTTCCCCGACGAACGGCTGTCTGCTTTGGTCTCGATCGATTCGACCGGCGGCGACGGCGTCCGGACATCCGCTGATCACTGA
- a CDS encoding NADH dehydrogenase subunit, with the protein MSEDNPQPSADRGSFALAEQPLADRIRRAGIAGAGGAGFPAYAKWERVDEVDSLLINHQESEPDFSKDRWIGRTQAGTLAAFCEALLETVLDRVVIGTKQHYRGVWLGALEEATDATVYEPDELPIDDRETGVIVACTDDRYEYGMESVLLRTVNDTVIGRDLPMDHGWIVQNTETLYNIALALSEDRPVTHKFVHVDGDTPRHRFLRVPVGTLATDLLAVAGRPGGPGSHEILADGGPGWSFEIERDPDMFGVTKRTNCLLIIDEALAEDNRIANGRINILGPQAWKGRSLEDEPTDLEPDRVRIPLLSNADYEGIADYADPTVSPGEDVTVGDRVAKPTADAISNAHHASIDGEVTAVTEHHVTIERQ; encoded by the coding sequence ATGAGCGAAGACAACCCACAGCCATCGGCGGACCGGGGATCGTTCGCACTGGCGGAACAGCCGCTCGCGGATCGCATCAGGCGTGCAGGCATAGCCGGTGCCGGTGGTGCCGGATTCCCCGCCTACGCCAAGTGGGAGCGAGTCGACGAGGTCGACTCGTTACTTATCAACCACCAGGAAAGCGAACCGGACTTCAGCAAGGATCGCTGGATCGGGCGGACCCAGGCCGGGACGCTGGCCGCGTTCTGTGAGGCGCTGCTGGAGACTGTCCTGGACCGCGTCGTGATCGGAACCAAACAGCACTACCGGGGTGTGTGGCTGGGCGCCTTGGAAGAAGCCACTGACGCGACGGTTTACGAACCCGACGAGCTACCGATCGACGACAGGGAGACCGGCGTGATCGTCGCCTGTACCGACGACCGCTACGAGTACGGGATGGAGAGCGTCCTGTTGCGGACGGTCAACGATACCGTCATCGGTCGGGACCTGCCGATGGATCACGGGTGGATCGTCCAGAACACCGAGACGCTGTATAACATCGCGCTGGCACTGAGCGAGGACCGGCCGGTGACACACAAGTTCGTCCACGTTGATGGCGACACCCCCCGCCACCGGTTCCTCAGAGTCCCGGTGGGGACGCTGGCGACGGACCTCCTCGCAGTCGCAGGACGACCCGGGGGCCCCGGATCACACGAGATTCTCGCCGACGGCGGGCCGGGTTGGAGTTTCGAAATCGAGCGAGACCCTGACATGTTCGGCGTCACCAAGCGGACGAACTGTCTGTTGATCATCGACGAGGCGCTTGCCGAGGACAACCGGATCGCCAACGGCCGCATCAATATTCTCGGTCCCCAGGCCTGGAAAGGCCGCAGTCTCGAGGACGAGCCGACTGATCTGGAGCCAGACCGGGTTCGGATCCCGCTGTTGAGCAATGCGGACTACGAGGGCATCGCCGACTACGCGGACCCGACCGTCTCACCCGGCGAGGACGTGACGGTCGGCGATCGGGTCGCCAAACCCACCGCAGACGCGATCAGCAACGCCCACCACGCCTCCATCGACGGGGAGGTCACGGCCGTCACGGAACACCACGTCACGATCGAACGCCAGTAA
- a CDS encoding rubrerythrin-like domain-containing protein, with product MVHTHDATGEPVGVRATYECPECGAVVTAETHPGECAMCGKPFRTRSGTVE from the coding sequence ATGGTCCACACTCACGACGCGACGGGTGAGCCGGTCGGGGTGCGCGCCACGTACGAGTGCCCGGAGTGCGGTGCAGTCGTCACAGCCGAGACACATCCGGGCGAGTGCGCGATGTGTGGGAAACCGTTCCGGACGCGGTCAGGTACCGTTGAGTGA
- a CDS encoding NAD+ synthase: MSESQSIAKGDSPLDLRLSEDELTAHCEHITDFIATQVEGAGLKRAVIGLSGGVDSSTVAALAVEAIGAQNLHGLVMPSEVNDPETMSDAERVAEDLGIDYDVVEIEPIVEAFLDAYPDAEDDRMAVGNVRVRSRAVLNYLVANTENGLVLGTGNRTESLTGYFTKYGDGAVDCHPIANLYKQQVRQLARHLDVSEDIASRTPTAGMWVDQTDEGELGVEYDTIDSILALHIEGSAGASATAEIVGVEQSVVEHVQELYQRSAHKRATPPAPEPL, translated from the coding sequence ATGTCAGAAAGCCAGTCGATCGCGAAAGGGGATTCGCCGCTCGATCTCCGGCTGTCCGAGGACGAACTGACAGCCCACTGCGAGCACATTACTGATTTCATCGCCACCCAAGTCGAGGGTGCCGGCCTCAAGCGGGCCGTAATCGGGCTGTCTGGGGGCGTCGACAGTTCCACCGTGGCGGCCCTCGCCGTCGAAGCGATCGGTGCACAGAACCTCCACGGGCTGGTGATGCCAAGCGAGGTCAACGATCCGGAGACGATGAGCGACGCCGAACGCGTCGCCGAGGACCTGGGCATCGACTACGACGTCGTCGAGATCGAACCCATCGTCGAAGCGTTCCTCGATGCGTATCCCGACGCCGAAGACGACCGTATGGCTGTGGGAAACGTTCGGGTACGGTCCCGTGCTGTTTTGAACTATCTCGTCGCTAACACTGAGAACGGGCTCGTCCTTGGGACCGGGAACCGGACTGAGTCGTTGACGGGCTACTTTACGAAGTACGGCGATGGCGCCGTCGATTGTCACCCGATCGCTAACCTCTACAAACAGCAGGTCCGCCAACTGGCCCGCCACCTCGACGTCTCGGAAGACATCGCCTCCCGAACGCCCACTGCGGGGATGTGGGTCGACCAGACTGACGAGGGTGAGTTGGGCGTCGAGTACGACACGATCGACTCGATCCTGGCGCTGCACATCGAAGGGAGTGCCGGTGCTAGCGCCACGGCGGAAATCGTCGGCGTCGAACAGTCGGTCGTCGAACACGTTCAGGAACTGTACCAGCGAAGCGCGCATAAACGAGCGACTCCTCCGGCACCGGAACCGCTGTAG
- a CDS encoding restriction endonuclease, with translation MTATELSAREIQHRLQQIDPYDFEKLVADVWEAEGYDTTVRQKSGDRGIDVEAIKEQPFQQKVLIQVKRYADSNTIGSEEVRKYATLYQQVSDVDTVVIVTTGDFSTQAKRLARDLDVKTVDGQSLAQMIVQNDNEDILSNYNLLSDAPSVPSNHLNSQSDREVTDTGEEIESLENVSDIQNTNIIKLFVVLVLPSILLLGIILLFSHAIINIYPQDASPEFVQFFFFWTVGGGIILFVSYQYIGR, from the coding sequence GTGACTGCGACAGAACTATCCGCTCGGGAGATTCAACATCGGCTCCAACAGATTGATCCATACGACTTTGAGAAGTTGGTAGCCGACGTATGGGAAGCAGAAGGCTATGATACGACTGTTCGCCAAAAGAGTGGGGATCGGGGCATTGACGTGGAAGCGATTAAAGAACAACCGTTTCAACAGAAAGTCCTGATCCAGGTCAAACGGTATGCTGACTCGAATACAATTGGTAGCGAAGAAGTGAGGAAATACGCTACCCTGTATCAACAGGTGAGTGACGTTGATACGGTCGTGATCGTTACCACGGGGGATTTTAGTACACAGGCGAAGAGACTGGCCCGTGATTTAGATGTCAAAACAGTGGATGGACAATCGCTTGCTCAAATGATTGTCCAGAACGACAATGAAGATATCTTATCGAACTATAATCTGCTATCAGACGCTCCGTCTGTACCATCTAACCACCTGAATTCACAGAGCGATCGGGAAGTAACGGACACGGGAGAAGAAATTGAATCTTTGGAGAATGTTAGTGATATCCAGAATACAAACATCATTAAGCTGTTTGTGGTTCTTGTCCTTCCTTCAATTCTCCTGTTGGGAATTATTTTATTATTTTCGCACGCTATTATAAACATCTATCCACAGGATGCCAGTCCAGAATTTGTCCAATTCTTTTTCTTTTGGACTGTCGGGGGAGGGATCATACTTTTCGTGTCATACCAATATATTGGTAGGTGA
- the thsA gene encoding thermosome subunit alpha: MGGQPMFILSEDSQRTQGKDAQSSNISAGKAVSEAVRTTLGPRGMDKMLVSDDGDVVITNDGATILDEMDIEHPAANMIVEVAETQEEEVGDGTTTASILTGELLAKAEDLLEDDVHATTIVEGYHEAARLAREAIDDLVVDGDLDDESLVEVAESSMTGKGTGDVAAEPLAETVVEAIRHVRDGRVERENITIHTQVGSSSSATELVEGVIVDEEPVHDNMPRTAEDADIAVVDGDVDLKESNIDAEYNVNNVDQLNAAIEAEEEELRGYAERLADLGVDVVFVSGDVEDRVAAYLAKEDVLALDGVDDLEAIAGATGASRVTSVQDLEADELGEADSVSVRAYGEEDLTFVEGGAAAEAVTIFARGGTEHVVNELERAIMDALDVVTAALERGGVVPGAAATEIAVADYVRSHAATIEGRKQLAVEAFADAVDVVPRTLATNTGMDPIDALVDLRSAYEDDDLSGVISEGQTGVIADPLEYGVIDPAAVKHEAVESATEAATMIVRIDDVIAAS, from the coding sequence ATGGGCGGTCAGCCGATGTTTATTCTCAGCGAGGACTCCCAGCGGACACAGGGGAAAGATGCACAGAGTTCGAACATCTCGGCGGGGAAAGCAGTCAGCGAGGCGGTACGAACGACGCTCGGGCCCCGCGGGATGGACAAGATGCTCGTCTCCGACGACGGCGACGTCGTGATCACGAACGACGGCGCCACCATCTTAGACGAGATGGACATCGAGCATCCCGCGGCGAACATGATCGTCGAAGTCGCCGAGACTCAGGAGGAAGAGGTCGGCGACGGGACGACCACCGCTTCGATCCTCACGGGCGAACTGCTCGCGAAGGCCGAAGATCTCCTCGAGGACGATGTCCACGCGACGACGATCGTCGAGGGGTATCACGAGGCCGCGCGCCTCGCCCGCGAGGCCATCGACGACCTCGTCGTTGACGGGGACCTGGACGACGAGTCACTGGTCGAAGTCGCCGAGTCGAGCATGACCGGCAAGGGGACCGGCGACGTCGCTGCAGAGCCCCTGGCCGAGACAGTCGTCGAGGCGATCCGTCACGTCCGTGACGGGCGCGTCGAGCGCGAGAACATCACGATCCACACGCAGGTCGGTTCTTCCTCGAGCGCGACCGAACTCGTCGAGGGCGTCATCGTCGACGAGGAGCCCGTCCACGACAACATGCCCCGGACGGCTGAGGACGCCGATATTGCCGTCGTCGACGGCGATGTCGACCTCAAGGAGAGCAACATCGACGCCGAGTACAACGTCAACAACGTCGACCAGCTCAACGCTGCCATCGAGGCCGAGGAGGAGGAACTTCGCGGGTACGCCGAACGGCTCGCAGATCTCGGTGTCGACGTGGTCTTCGTCTCCGGCGATGTCGAGGACCGCGTCGCCGCCTACCTCGCGAAAGAGGACGTGCTGGCTCTGGACGGCGTTGACGACCTCGAGGCCATCGCCGGTGCGACCGGCGCGAGCCGGGTCACCTCCGTTCAGGATCTCGAAGCTGACGAACTCGGTGAAGCGGACTCGGTCAGCGTCCGTGCCTACGGCGAGGAGGATCTCACCTTCGTCGAGGGCGGCGCGGCTGCCGAGGCAGTAACGATCTTCGCCCGCGGCGGCACTGAACACGTCGTCAACGAACTCGAACGCGCCATCATGGACGCCCTGGACGTCGTGACTGCCGCCCTCGAACGCGGCGGCGTCGTTCCCGGCGCGGCCGCCACCGAGATTGCCGTCGCCGACTACGTCCGTTCCCACGCCGCCACCATCGAGGGCCGCAAGCAGCTCGCTGTCGAAGCCTTCGCCGACGCCGTCGATGTGGTCCCGCGGACGCTTGCGACGAACACGGGCATGGACCCGATCGACGCTCTGGTCGACCTCCGGTCGGCCTACGAGGACGACGACCTCTCAGGCGTCATCAGTGAGGGCCAGACCGGCGTCATCGCCGATCCCCTCGAGTACGGCGTGATCGACCCCGCCGCGGTCAAGCACGAGGCCGTCGAGTCCGCCACCGAGGCCGCGACGATGATCGTCCGCATCGACGACGTCATCGCCGCGAGCTAA
- a CDS encoding TATA-box-binding protein has protein sequence MADPKETINIENVVASTGIGQELDLQSVAMDLEGADYDPEQFPGLVYRTQEPKSAALIFRSGKIVCTGAKSTDDVHQSLRIVFDKLRDLEIQVDEDPEIVVQNIVTSADLGRNLNLNAIAIGLGLENIEYEPEQFPGLVYRLENPDVVALLFGSGKLVITGGKEPDDAREAVDKIVSRLEELGLLE, from the coding sequence ATGGCTGACCCCAAGGAAACGATCAACATCGAGAACGTGGTTGCTTCGACCGGGATCGGTCAGGAGCTCGACCTACAGAGCGTCGCGATGGACTTAGAGGGTGCCGACTACGACCCCGAGCAGTTCCCCGGGCTGGTCTATCGCACGCAGGAACCGAAGTCGGCGGCGCTGATCTTCCGGTCGGGGAAGATCGTCTGCACCGGCGCAAAGAGCACTGACGATGTCCATCAGAGCCTGCGGATCGTCTTCGACAAACTGCGGGACCTGGAGATCCAAGTCGACGAGGATCCCGAAATCGTCGTCCAAAACATCGTCACGTCGGCCGATCTGGGTCGCAACCTCAACCTTAACGCGATCGCGATCGGCCTCGGTCTGGAGAACATCGAGTACGAGCCCGAGCAATTCCCCGGGCTGGTCTACCGGCTCGAAAACCCCGACGTCGTCGCGCTGCTCTTTGGCTCGGGTAAACTCGTCATCACTGGCGGCAAAGAGCCAGACGACGCCCGCGAGGCCGTCGACAAGATCGTCTCCCGGCTCGAAGAACTCGGCCTGCTGGAATAA